In the genome of Bacteroides mediterraneensis, the window AGACTTTCCTGATACAGCAACCGTTCAAGGGGACGGTTATGTATATCCATTGTCATTTCCTTCGCGTAGGGTTCACCGACAAGTGCCAAAAAATCCTTTTTACTCATTCCAATTTCAATCTTTTCGGAAGTGAACTTACTGTTTTGCACTCCCAAAAGGGACGCACAGCCCACCTGCATGATGCAGCAAGTCAGCAGAACAATTAGTTTAAGTCTCATATTATACAAATTCATCTGTAATCCTTTATGGGTAAGATTCTGTGTCTAATTTATATGTTTATTTTGGAATAAAAAGAATACGAGTTCACTTTTTATCTTTCTTAAAAATTGGTCTTATATATTTCTTGAAGATTTTGTCTACTTCAATAGGGGTGGAGTTATTCAGCATATCGTACATTCTGCCCGTGGAAGGTCTAAGGGTATGTCCGTAATCTGTCTGAATCTTTTTGCTCAGGTCCGGACCCTCATTCATAATGAGCTCTGGAGGACGACCTTCCATAGTCACATCATATACAGGGTCCTCTCCCCGCTTTGTCCAGATGGAATAAGGACACATACGGATATATCCCTTTGGCTTCCTCACCATAAAGGTGTCTGTCAAACTTCGGGGGATACCTCTTTCGAATGGGTTGTCCACTTCCATCCATTTCTTTTCCAACGGAGCTTCCAGAGGCTTGTTATAATGCTCCATATTCTCTGGAAGGAAGTCAAACTGAATGTGCTTTATCGCTTCCTCATTCAGCTTGATTTCCTTATCTTCCTTCTGCTGGCCCATTGCCGGTATCACTCCCAGCAAAAAGGAATTCAAAACCATATAGCGTTGGATACTGTTCATTCGTCGTTTTCTATTGATTACCCATATTCAACCGCGACATTTCACTTTCAGCCGCACTCTGGTTGTTCATTGTCCGTTCGATACGGAAACGGTAGGTGATTGTAAAGCCGATTTTCCGCGTATCATCCTTTCCGACACTGTACATGATAATATCATTCAGACGGGCTGAAGCACGTGTATTGTTCTTGTTGAAGATGTCGTACCCATCCAGCGAAAGCTGAAGCCTGTCATTCAGGAACGATTTCTTCAGGCTCAGGTTGAAGGAGGTATAACTCTTCGATTCGTACAACTGATAATATCCTTTGGACCCATAATTAAAATCGGCAGACAACAGGAATCCGGAAGGAAGTGTGAAACTGTTGTTGAAGTTCAGCATTACCAGCGGGCGTCCTGCTTTCAGGGTAGTTCCACTCGGCCCTGGGTAATGGAAGAAGGTTTTCATGCAAGTCAGCGTGAGGGAAGGCATCCACCACTTCACAGGATATTGCACATTGACCATACCCGTCAGATTGTGCATTTTATCGAAATTATCCGTGTAGCTGACCGTCACCGCCGAGTTCCCCGGCATACTGTAGAAAGCCGTAACCAGCGGATCACGGGTAAGGGTATAATTCAAATTCAGGAACAGAAACTTATAAAACAGCATATAGTTCAGGTCGTGAGTCAGGGCCTGCTTCAGATAAAGATTTCCTTTCTGATAGGTAAACCGGTCTGTGTACACCGCATTGTCGTTCATCACATCAAACGGCGGACGTTCCGTATGAATGGAGTAAGTAAGGGACTGTTGCAACTTCTCCGTATTATAACCCAGCGATACAGAGGGCAGTAGATTGTGATAAGTCTGGTCCTGGCTTTTGTTCTCATGGGTTTCTTTCAGGTCACTCCGTATCTGTTCGTAGCGCAAGCCTGCCCCCAACGACAGGTTCTTCCAGGTATAATCGTATGACAGGTAGACCGAATTCTTCATCTCCGTATTACGTGTACGGCCATTATTCAACGCACGGACATATTCTATATAGTCGGTTCCGCTGGTGTGGCTGAAATCGTAACCGAGGCTGAAAGTTCCCGCCTTCTCCGTTTCATACGATAAAGAGAACTTGGCCGCAAACAAATCCCAGTCTGCCTTGCGGTAATAGTCCATAGAGGTTTCCGAGCGGTCACTTTCCCATTCACGGATATTACCCTGGCTACGGTCGGTCTTATGAAGATAATCTCCGTATACGTTCATCCTCCAACCGTTCTCCCAGTCGTTTGTATAATACAGATTAAGATGGTTGCTCACCGACTTGTCACCCACCTCACTGAGATTCCTGATGAAGGTAGAAACTCCTTTGTCTGGTATCATGGAAAGGGTATCGTTCGAGAAGGTGTTGCCCTGACTGTATTTGCCTTCATATTTCAACCCGATTTCCGATTCCGGCGAAAAATGATAAGAGACCCCTCCCGTATAGGCATGGCTTTCTTGAAAGATCCGCTTTCGGTTCAGGTTGGTCAGGTTCCAGACAGTATCACTTTGGGTCTGCTGGTAGATGTCAAGATCCGAATCCTTCTTTCCACGGTTATAATTGTAGGAGAGAAAGAAATCCCAGTTCTTATAGTTGTAACTTCCGTTCATCTGATAATTCTGACTGAAATGCGTTCCCTGCAACAGATTCCCCTTGACATTAAAGGCCAGTCCTTCCCCCAGCCGTTTGGTCTTGATTTCAATCACCGCCCGCTGCTCCGAATGATAGCGCACGCCTGTATTCGTAACCAGCTTGACGGATTGAATCTGGTCGATAGCCAGATTATCCAGTTCGGTCCGGTCCGTCACCTCCCTGCCGTTGAAATAATAGGTGGGTGTTCCCTTCCCGATTACTTCAATGTCGCTGCCCCGCTGCTGTATGCCCGGTATCTTACAAAGCAGGTCATTCAGCGTGGTTTCTTTGGCGAGAATCGTATTCGGCACATCGGCTATGAGGCCATCCCGGTCCAGCTTGAATGGCTTCTTGTACGCGGTCACCTCCACTCCTTCCAGCTCCGTCTGTGCCACTTCCATCCGCACCACCGGCAAAGTTAGATTCGCGCTGATTTGAATATTTTTATACTGTGTCTTATAACCGAGATAAGAATAGCGAATAAGATAGTTACCCCCGGCAATCGATGTGCTGTATACCCCGCAAGAATCGGATACCGCTCCGCTGACAAGGGTACTGTCCGACTGGTTCAGGAATGCCACATTCACCATTGGCATCACTACATTCTCTGAGTCCATGATTTTTCCTTTGACAGCATACTGACTGTAAGCCGGCAGCAAAATCAGGCTGGCTATTATAGTAAAAAATGACTTTTTCATGAATTAAATCAAGACTTGCTATTGGCCAGCTCCTCCAATTTCTTTTTCAATAACCCATTGTGAAGCTGGTTTGCCACAATCTCCCCGTTACTATTAATCAGAATACCATGCGGTATGCCGGAGAAAGGAAAATTCTCTTTCACCCTTTGGCCTTCCGTTGTGTCAATCAAAGAATTAAACTTTATCTGATATTTTTTCATGGCTGCCTGAAAATCATCCCTGTTCTTGTCTATCGAAATCAGAAGAATATCCAGTCCTTTTTCCTTATACTGACTGTATGTCTTTTCCAGCTCAGGAAACTCTGCAATACAGGGAGCACAGCCGGAAGACCATAAGTCGATATACAGGTATCCGTTTTGAGGGATAAACGAGGAAAGCTTCCTTCTTACTCCATCGACATCCGGAAATTCCATATCCTTTATCTTCGTACCAATCTTGGCATCCAGTTCCTTCTGTTTCCGGTCCATATCCAGGCGAAGCTCATAGTACCATTGTACTTTTTTGTCGGCTTTCACTTCTTCCGGCAGTGTAGGATAGGTTTCAAGAAAATGAGGGTCATACACAGAACCGATTTCATTGACAAATACAGTCCTGCCCACGATATTGTGTATATTGTCAAGCTGAAACTTTACTTTATACTCGGTGTAGACCTGCGCCAAAGAATCATACACCGATGTATCCGGATTGTCTTTTCCTTCTATGCTCCTGCGGTATTCCCTCTCCCCCATTTTTTCAATCCTACGGGTTTCTGTCAGGTAACCGTTGTAAAGGTCATTCATGGGTGTGCCTGATACATGAAAAGCTGAGTCAAATGCTATTTTTACCGTCCCTTTTTCGGGAAACAACATTCCCCTCACTGGATTCAGCGTGTCATTGACTGAGA includes:
- a CDS encoding DUF4858 domain-containing protein, translated to MNSIQRYMVLNSFLLGVIPAMGQQKEDKEIKLNEEAIKHIQFDFLPENMEHYNKPLEAPLEKKWMEVDNPFERGIPRSLTDTFMVRKPKGYIRMCPYSIWTKRGEDPVYDVTMEGRPPELIMNEGPDLSKKIQTDYGHTLRPSTGRMYDMLNNSTPIEVDKIFKKYIRPIFKKDKK
- a CDS encoding TonB-dependent receptor family protein, yielding MKKSFFTIIASLILLPAYSQYAVKGKIMDSENVVMPMVNVAFLNQSDSTLVSGAVSDSCGVYSTSIAGGNYLIRYSYLGYKTQYKNIQISANLTLPVVRMEVAQTELEGVEVTAYKKPFKLDRDGLIADVPNTILAKETTLNDLLCKIPGIQQRGSDIEVIGKGTPTYYFNGREVTDRTELDNLAIDQIQSVKLVTNTGVRYHSEQRAVIEIKTKRLGEGLAFNVKGNLLQGTHFSQNYQMNGSYNYKNWDFFLSYNYNRGKKDSDLDIYQQTQSDTVWNLTNLNRKRIFQESHAYTGGVSYHFSPESEIGLKYEGKYSQGNTFSNDTLSMIPDKGVSTFIRNLSEVGDKSVSNHLNLYYTNDWENGWRMNVYGDYLHKTDRSQGNIREWESDRSETSMDYYRKADWDLFAAKFSLSYETEKAGTFSLGYDFSHTSGTDYIEYVRALNNGRTRNTEMKNSVYLSYDYTWKNLSLGAGLRYEQIRSDLKETHENKSQDQTYHNLLPSVSLGYNTEKLQQSLTYSIHTERPPFDVMNDNAVYTDRFTYQKGNLYLKQALTHDLNYMLFYKFLFLNLNYTLTRDPLVTAFYSMPGNSAVTVSYTDNFDKMHNLTGMVNVQYPVKWWMPSLTLTCMKTFFHYPGPSGTTLKAGRPLVMLNFNNSFTLPSGFLLSADFNYGSKGYYQLYESKSYTSFNLSLKKSFLNDRLQLSLDGYDIFNKNNTRASARLNDIIMYSVGKDDTRKIGFTITYRFRIERTMNNQSAAESEMSRLNMGNQ
- a CDS encoding TlpA disulfide reductase family protein — encoded protein: MKSVNLFWAVVWAIVTAGCENHQVVNIEGVCQDCADGTPVKLYYLQNDSVVTVGRDTLLHGKFNFSLEENPEMAYYLSVNDTLNPVRGMLFPEKGTVKIAFDSAFHVSGTPMNDLYNGYLTETRRIEKMGEREYRRSIEGKDNPDTSVYDSLAQVYTEYKVKFQLDNIHNIVGRTVFVNEIGSVYDPHFLETYPTLPEEVKADKKVQWYYELRLDMDRKQKELDAKIGTKIKDMEFPDVDGVRRKLSSFIPQNGYLYIDLWSSGCAPCIAEFPELEKTYSQYKEKGLDILLISIDKNRDDFQAAMKKYQIKFNSLIDTTEGQRVKENFPFSGIPHGILINSNGEIVANQLHNGLLKKKLEELANSKS